A single window of Girardinichthys multiradiatus isolate DD_20200921_A chromosome 15, DD_fGirMul_XY1, whole genome shotgun sequence DNA harbors:
- the LOC124881572 gene encoding prospero homeobox protein 1-like: MSQSLWSKGMYASSDIFLERCIAEHLALKPHDPPSLNLGASGGFYTSHKNSKSIKGLIHRIENSASSLSCSSPVECNLTRGSTKTPLSPASYGHPDWSLTSGHQAKRARVENIIKGITCTDVTPNQHEAECTQEEEGVEVLALRQKHMETSGTESLSESHQHVREFRSKFNPIWKEEKFPRWSVSSEASTDEAFSKSGSESESSPGKNYQGWKKLDHLNSNPDRVKLMADILKYELTRAVSRSVDSIFKSMPLMQTPTEMENSETALPPQLAECTQNKLRCRTAEVQLPDVQTEALSLVVQKPELERTPNFILQPTLAPPLIPKSPIFFSHESEHASERKNSTDHQPGAFRYLQDGCSEGGKPRLDTYWNLVKVKSKVNSRSVRSPHTHAMPVDRVILETLNLPNVKLEPDSLEKNNLYMLNECLTTNHLKKAKLMFFYTRYPSSVVLRMCFHDVQFSRCITSQLIKWFSNFREFYYIQMEKFARNALLDGVVDVRDLTVGRESELFRALNMHYNKANDFQVPDRFLEVAEITLREFYVAISMCKDRDPSWKKTIYKVICKLDSDVPPEFKSHYFG, from the exons ATGAGTCAGAGTCTTTGGAGCAAAGGTATGTATGCTTCCAGCGACATCTTCCTGGAACGCTGCATTGCAGAGCATCTCGCCCTCAAGCCCCATGACCCACCATCATTGAATCTGGGTGCGTCGGGTGGTTTTTACACCTCTCACAAGAACAGCAAGAGCATCAAAGGACTGATTCACAGGATTGAAAACTCTGCTTCCAGTTTGTCGTGCTCCAGCCCAGTGGAGTGTAATCTGACCAGAGGGAGCACAAAAACACCCCTGTCTCCTGCTTCTTATGGTCATCCCGACTGGAGTCTCACCAGTGGCCATCAAGCCAAGCGTGCAAGAGTTGAAAACATCATCAAAGGTATAACCTGTACAGATGTGACACCAAATCAGCATGAGGCTGAATGTACGCAGGAAGAGGAAGGAGTTGAAGTGTTAGCTTTACGTCAGAAACACATGGAAACAAGTGGAACCGAAAGCCTAAGTGAAAGCCATCAGCATGTCAGAGAGTTCAGGTCAAAGTTCAATCCCATCTGGAAGGAAGAGAAGTTTCCCAGATGGAGTGTTTCTTCTGAAGCATCTACGGACGAGGCATTTTCTAAATCCGGGAGTGAATCCGAAAGCAGTCCAGGGAAAAATTATCAAGGATGGAAGAAGCTGGACCACCTCAACTCCAATCCGGATCGGGTAAAGCTGATGGCAGATATTTTAAAGTATGAGCTGACCCGAGCTGTGAGCAGGAGTGTGGACTCTATTTTCAAAAGCATGCCACTTATGCAGACCCCAACTGAAATGGAGAATTCAGAAACTGCTCTACCTCCTCAGTTGGCAGAGTGTACGCAGAATAAATTACGATGCAGGACTGCAGAGGTTCAGCTCCCAGATGTCCAGACAGAAGCTCTGTCACTGGTGGTCCAAAAGCCTGAACTGGAACGGACGCCAAACTTCATCCTCCAGCCCACATTAGCACCTCCCCTTATCCCCAAATCTCCCATCTTCTTCAGCCACGAGTCTGAACATGCATCAGAGCGAAAGAACAGCACAGACCATCAACCCGGTGCATTTAGATATTTACAGGACGGATGCTCTGAAGGTGGCAAGCCGAGGTTGGACACGTACTGGAATTTGGTCAAAGTGAAATCAAAGGTCAACTCCAGATCTGTGAGAAGCCCTCACACGCATGCCATGCCGGTGGATCGAGTGATTTTGGAAACCCTGAATCTCCCCAATGTGAAGCTAGAACCAGACAGCTTGGAGAAAAATAATCTGTACATGTTGAAC GAGTGTCTGACAACAAACCACCTGAAGAAAGCAAAGCTCATGTTTTTCTACACTCGCTATCCGAGCTCTGTGGTGCTGAGGATGTGTTTTCATGATGTTCAG TTCTCACGGTGCATCACCTCCCAGCTCATCAAATGGTTCAGCAACTTCCGGGAGTTTTACTACATCCAGATGGAGAAGTTTGCCCGGAACGCTCTCCTTGACGGGGTGGTTGACGTGAGGGATCTGACTGTAGGCAGAGAATCAGAACTTTTCAGAGCTCTCAACATGCACTACAACAAAGCCAACGACTTCCAG